ATAAACATGACCAGAATTCACTTGCTACTCCTGAAGAGTGAATGGAAGAATATAGACTTTCCTTCTGCCTATCTTCCTGGTTGCACACTGAGATCCAGAATGGCTCATCCtggccgtggagcccaagagagagagCCGAGAGGAGAGGGGACATCTCCTTCCCCctagctcctcactccatctcttGTTTCTTCTCTCACCAACTCCCAACaactccctaactaggcctgaactacactatatatactgtggtggtatccccatctagtggtggaatgtatgtagtgcacctgacagcctggtaacaatACAGCATGATATCACAGGTGACACaataagcttttgcagtgcccacataagctagtgggatGCTGCATACCACCTTTGTTTAATATGGGTCGCCCGCGACCCATTCTGGACGAAGTCTCATGAAATATATAAAAGAGGAAAACATGCAAACAAGCATACGGGCATAAATAACAAACAGCATGAAAATTCACATTATATAGAAACACTTTATAGAAAAACACAATAAATTATGTGATTTACAATGCAAAATGGAATGTGAAATGTCGTTTTCTTCTGTTCTTGCCGGTGACACAAATGGGCGTTGATCTCACAAACATAATATAAAGTCCATAGCAAAGTACAAGCAAGTCTCTAGTATATAAAACTTTTTAAGTGcagcacaataaaaaaaagtgcaaaaagtctGTTAAAATTGTAAACATAGGAATTGCATAGAAACAATCACAGAAAAATGTCTTTCAGGGTAAAATTACTTAAAACAAATATAATAGTCCTGTTGCATAACCCTCATCAACCTGAAGAGATAATAGAAAGGGAAAACTTTGTGCAAACCAGGCGCAACTTGGGCGAAAAATGGAGGTTATCCGTCAGGGAGTCCTGAaattttaaagggccagaaggcTGTAGAGTGGCTAGGAAACTGTCACTTGTCGCAGGGAACTGGCATCAGTCCGTACTGGGACAAAAACATTGACTCCATTGGACACAGTTACTGTAGAATGGCCTACAGGCCTACTCACAAATAGATATCTTCCTCCTCTGGATCCTCCACCAGTACGGGACAAAGGACTTTTCCATCAGGAGACAAGATTTGCACCCGGACTTCCGTAAGTTCAATGGCATCAGCCAAGATCTCCTCCTGGGTACGGATTCTGGACCGGGAATTGCACAGTTTTTTGGTAACGTGTGCAAGCTTAGGTGCGACAACCGGTTTCTCAGGCTCTGATTTGGGAGGAATATTTATTTCTTAGTAGTAGTGGTatggagttagaagaatgaggcaggtttaaatccaactgggaactttactataaccaggtacTTAaccatcacaatacattagtaagtgccttgtattaactttctctacatgacaaatgccacttactgagtgagacaacccctttaatttgctgCACACTTTTAATAGTATTCTGATTCAGTTTATTTCTTTGGCAGACTCAGTCATTCCAAATGAGGCAGAACTTGTCTATGGTCAGTTGAGGGGTGCAATGAAGTTCCATTGTGAATTTGGAGATCAACATGCTGAACTGAGGAAATATCTGTGCAaaatagaaaaacatggctgcaagAATGTTATTGATAGTTCAGGAGCAATTGATACTGCATACCAAGGAAGAATCATTCTCCAAAGAGATGAAAAGAGGCCAGCAAGTTTTACTGTCAAAATAATACAATTGAGAACTGAAGATTCTGGATGGTTTTTCTGTGGTGTGGGTAACTATGGAGGTGAAGGAGACACTACAGAGTTTGATTTGAGGATCAATGAAGGTGAGCAGAAGATAAATTGTACCTGGCATGTGTTTGCTTCATAATCAGAATTAATGAATATCTGACTGTTCCTATTGGCCAATCTCACAATtacgcagtgtgctgtttgtcttctAATGCAAAACTGTGATATAATAAGATAGTAATGAAGTACATGAATGTTTCATAATGAGTAATAATTGTCCTGTGATATTGCTATTTGTCTTCAACAGAGACTGATATACCCCAAGGATCTAAACTATTGTCAACCAGATTGGGTGGATCAGTGTCTGCCCAGTGCCACTACAATCCTAAAAAGAACTATACTGTAAAATTTTGGTGTAAATTGGAAGATTCGAGCTGTGAGCCACTCATTAAAACAGATGGCTATATCAAGGATGTTTTTGAGGGAAGACTGCTTATTCATGATAACACTACAAATGGAACTATGCAGGTCCTCATGAACCAGATTACTAAAATAGATGAAGGCTGGTATTGGTGTGTGTTGACTGATGGAAAACATGACCAAACCTCAACTGTACAAATCAAGATTTCTGAAGGTGCAAGAACTAAACATAGTATCAACATATTATGACTTTCCATTATGCGATGGATGTTTTCACAAACTGTTTCAATCATACAATTGTGTTACTGTTATTTTTTTAGAAAATCATGAAGGATTGACTGCTTGCACAATAGTGCAGGTTAAGAATGGGGAAATAGCTAAAATCACATGTTCCTATCCATGCAAGTACAAATCCTATAAGAAATATTGGTGCAAATGGAATAACAATAATTGCAATGAAGTAGCCTTTGAAATTGATGGTGGTGAAGATGGTCTGAGTGTATCATGTGAGAATCAGGAACTGGTCCTTACCATTCAATCAATATCTGAAAAAGACAGCGGATGGTATTGGTGTGGAGTCCAAAAATCCGGAAGATATGGAGAAACTATAGCAGTGCAAGTGCATGTAATAGCGGAAGGTCAGTCTTTATTACAGAGGAACGACTATCAAGCACATTTTGAGTATTTTCAGTAGTTGTATAGTCTACACAGCCACATAGGACTTTGACTTTTTGGACTTATTTACTCAAAAACTgagtcattttatatttttactccactccagttttaaaaagtgggttggAACTTGTGCTTCCACATAATCAGTGTTTGataagtgatttccatcagtgactgtgagtcaCAACCGGAAGTgaaggctacacagagataaggtataatggaaagaactGCACCTGCTTTAGTCTCACAATCATTGatgaaaacactgaccaaacattgACTGTGTGAAGGTGACATTATACTTAAAGACACATCAAATTTACAttgtgtgacatttgataaattcaTCCCAAGTTATAGCAATACAGACTCCTGCAAGACTCATCATAATAAATTTCCCCCACTATGTTCTTGCAAGACtgtacttttttgtttgtttttgttttactagAAGCAACAAGTGACGTTTCTGATTCTAAGATTAAGTCGTGTGCTAACAGTGTGGAAAATGAGATGATTGTTAACCCTCGCAGGTTAGTATTCAATAGTAGAAATTGTACTCTTTACCAGTATGAATGTAAAATGTTCTACAATTTTGGTTTATTGTGTCACATGATATCATTTTGTATTTATTTCCTTAAGAAATACAGCAAATCCTACTCACTTCTAGCTCAAAACTACACAACATGTAAACAAATCCGCATTCTAGGAGAAGGGACACAGCCATGTAAATTGTTTCTTTATGCTCATCATTGTATAGTACTTCCCCAAGAATTATTCTTCAGTCCTGATGTTTTCCCCTCTGACGCATTTCTGAATGGAATTCTATTGACTGAATAAATACTTATAGTGAGGTTACACTGAGTGAAACCTATAGCTAAATAACAAGGTGTACGATCCCAGTGGTACTAGCTTTTGTAGGTGTGGACCTCCAAGTTGCTAACCACATGGTTAAAGTCATCTGATATGGATGGACCTTATGATGTTCTGCTAACTatacagtaacatagtaacatagtttataaggctgacaaaagacatttgtccaccgAGTTCAGCCtggtatcctgcaagttgattcagaggaaggcaaaaaaa
This is a stretch of genomic DNA from Bufo gargarizans isolate SCDJY-AF-19 chromosome 3, ASM1485885v1, whole genome shotgun sequence. It encodes these proteins:
- the LOC122933396 gene encoding polymeric immunoglobulin receptor-like; its protein translation is MTPGLFLFGLACALIKNVESEKFVCPKEVTGKLEGSVSITCAYSTITKANKHSCKFFCQERGRSGKCQYIIASTNNYVHQNFFGRVSFKDNKNKGLVTITLSNLRNTDEGTYICRLGTYMNRIKAKFTLAVTEDSVIPNEAELVYGQLRGAMKFHCEFGDQHAELRKYLCKIEKHGCKNVIDSSGAIDTAYQGRIILQRDEKRPASFTVKIIQLRTEDSGWFFCGVGNYGGEGDTTEFDLRINEETDIPQGSKLLSTRLGGSVSAQCHYNPKKNYTVKFWCKLEDSSCEPLIKTDGYIKDVFEGRLLIHDNTTNGTMQVLMNQITKIDEGWYWCVLTDGKHDQTSTVQIKISEENHEGLTACTIVQVKNGEIAKITCSYPCKYKSYKKYWCKWNNNNCNEVAFEIDGGEDGLSVSCENQELVLTIQSISEKDSGWYWCGVQKSGRYGETIAVQVHVIAEEATSDVSDSKIKSCANSVENEMIVNPRSENKQNSVFPAVLSVCAAGLVAAAVFFIIRYKRKRNSDLVSIGSYRTNISMTDLDNGIGKDNPAVIGTQETDISNSKGVSRRSCLFQLPYPSQRLAK